A region from the Wansuia hejianensis genome encodes:
- a CDS encoding formate/nitrite transporter family protein has translation MPFDDVQKFSNAAIAKSKLLKEHPGKYFIRSVMAGFFIAVAMIYCNVVGNLFKQDGMVAWGKFLGALGFSIAVLLIVFIGSELFTGNNFIMAFGAYDKAVKWSEVVKVWVVSYIGNFVGCFLFSGIWVLAGASGTQDYFAGFIDGKLGIAPGEMFFRAVLCNFFVCLAVACGTKCKEEAAKFLMIVICISGFVISGFEHVVANMAIFTVAGFVVPGVSISAIMFSMLIVTLGNIVGGALLLALPLRKMSADK, from the coding sequence ATGCCATTTGATGATGTGCAGAAATTTTCAAACGCCGCAATTGCGAAGTCCAAACTGTTAAAAGAACATCCGGGTAAATATTTTATCCGGTCGGTTATGGCAGGATTTTTTATCGCAGTTGCAATGATTTACTGTAACGTTGTTGGGAACCTGTTTAAACAGGACGGCATGGTGGCCTGGGGGAAATTCCTGGGAGCGCTGGGCTTCTCCATTGCGGTTCTTCTGATCGTGTTTATCGGAAGTGAGCTTTTCACCGGCAATAATTTTATCATGGCTTTTGGGGCTTATGATAAAGCGGTGAAGTGGAGTGAAGTCGTTAAGGTCTGGGTAGTCAGTTACATCGGCAATTTTGTCGGATGTTTCCTGTTTTCCGGGATCTGGGTGCTGGCCGGGGCTTCAGGCACGCAGGATTATTTTGCCGGTTTTATTGACGGCAAGCTGGGAATTGCACCGGGCGAGATGTTTTTCCGGGCGGTGCTCTGTAATTTCTTCGTTTGTCTGGCAGTAGCCTGCGGAACCAAATGTAAGGAAGAAGCCGCGAAATTCCTGATGATCGTTATCTGTATATCAGGCTTTGTGATCTCCGGGTTCGAGCATGTGGTAGCGAACATGGCGATTTTCACCGTGGCAGGATTTGTGGTACCGGGAGTATCCATTTCTGCAATTATGTTTTCTATGCTGATTGTAACCCTGGGCAATATAGTCGGCGGCGCGTTGTTGCTGGCTTTGCCGCTGAGGAAAATGAGCGCAGACAAGTAA
- a CDS encoding lysylphosphatidylglycerol synthase transmembrane domain-containing protein — protein MKSKKKTIFNLVFLLVVFVLTLYGVLRGQDIGELIAAMGEADWHYLMLAVCCVLLFICGQAAVIWIMMHSLHRNQNMGKCMLYSFTGYFFCSITPFASGGPPMQIYYMKKEKVPIPVASIVMLIVTFMYKVVLVMVGLFFLLFGHRIISGYLGGVLPVFGVGLFLTMGFCFLLALFIFHPNLAKKAMMKGLGWLEKKHLMKHKEGRMEKLAASMDRYKETAAFFKSHKPMMALVFLITVIQRFILFYATYFVYRAFGLSGTSMWTIGLLQAAISISVDMLPIPGGMGISEAMFLSIFAPVFGSAMVLPGMALSRGITYYVQLFLCAVMAIVAHFVLGREKKAGNPAKAAKHAKEIRTEQ, from the coding sequence TTGAAGAGTAAGAAAAAGACAATATTTAATTTAGTATTTTTACTGGTTGTATTTGTCCTGACGTTATATGGAGTGCTTCGGGGGCAGGATATCGGGGAACTGATCGCTGCCATGGGTGAAGCGGACTGGCATTATCTCATGCTGGCAGTGTGCTGTGTGTTGCTGTTCATCTGCGGTCAGGCGGCCGTAATCTGGATTATGATGCATTCGCTCCACAGGAACCAGAACATGGGGAAGTGTATGCTGTATTCCTTTACCGGATACTTTTTCTGCAGCATTACGCCTTTTGCAAGCGGCGGTCCCCCGATGCAGATTTATTATATGAAGAAAGAAAAGGTTCCGATTCCGGTGGCGTCGATTGTGATGCTGATCGTGACCTTTATGTATAAAGTGGTTCTGGTGATGGTCGGGCTGTTTTTCCTGCTGTTTGGACACAGGATCATCAGTGGATATCTGGGAGGCGTTCTTCCGGTGTTCGGCGTGGGGCTTTTCCTGACGATGGGCTTTTGCTTCCTGCTGGCGTTGTTCATCTTTCACCCGAATCTCGCAAAAAAAGCGATGATGAAGGGGTTGGGCTGGCTGGAGAAGAAGCATCTCATGAAGCATAAGGAAGGCCGTATGGAGAAGCTGGCGGCTTCCATGGACCGGTACAAGGAGACAGCAGCCTTTTTTAAGAGCCATAAGCCTATGATGGCGCTGGTATTTCTGATCACAGTTATTCAAAGGTTTATCCTGTTCTATGCTACATATTTTGTATACCGCGCTTTTGGGCTGTCAGGGACTTCCATGTGGACGATCGGACTTCTGCAGGCGGCGATCTCTATTTCTGTGGATATGCTGCCGATTCCAGGGGGAATGGGGATCAGTGAAGCGATGTTTCTCAGCATATTTGCGCCCGTATTTGGTTCGGCCATGGTTCTGCCGGGCATGGCGCTGAGCCGCGGGATCACATATTATGTGCAGTTGTTTCTCTGTGCTGTGATGGCGATTGTCGCCCACTTTGTGCTGGGCAGGGAGAAGAAAGCCGGGAATCCGGCCAAGGCTGCCAAACATGCTAAGGAGATCAGAACGGAGCAGTGA
- the argH gene encoding argininosuccinate lyase translates to MAQLWGGRFTKETDQLVYNFNASIGFDQKFYRQDIRGSIAHVKMLAKQEILTEQERDQIIGGLEGILSDVEAGKLRITSEYEDIHSFVEANLIDRIGDAGKKLHTGRSRNDQVALDMKLFIRDEITELDGLVKELLEVIERIMEENLHTYMPGFTHLQKAQPVTLAHHMGAYFEMFRRDRGRLHDIFERMNYCPLGSGALAGTTYPLDREYTAELLGFYGPTANSMDSVSDRDYVIELLSAMSTVMMHLSRFSEEIITWNTNEYRFVEIDDAYSTGSSIMPQKKNPDIAELVRGKTGRVYGALMSVLTTMKGLPLAYNKDMQEDKELTFDALDTVKGCLALFTGMIDTMKFRKDVMEASAKNGFTNATDAADYLVGKGVPFRDAHGIVGRLVLACIDKNCSLDDLPLEEFRSYSPVFGEDIYDAISMKTCVEKRMTAGAPGAEAMEQVIAANREYLQGGRG, encoded by the coding sequence ATGGCACAGCTTTGGGGAGGAAGATTTACAAAGGAAACGGATCAATTGGTATACAATTTTAATGCTTCCATTGGTTTTGATCAGAAATTTTACCGCCAGGACATACGGGGAAGCATCGCCCACGTGAAGATGCTGGCGAAGCAGGAAATCTTAACGGAACAGGAGAGAGACCAGATCATCGGGGGCCTGGAAGGCATCCTTTCGGACGTGGAGGCCGGAAAGCTGCGGATTACCAGTGAATATGAAGATATTCACAGCTTTGTGGAGGCCAATCTGATCGACAGGATCGGAGACGCCGGTAAAAAGCTCCATACCGGGCGGAGCAGAAACGATCAGGTGGCGCTGGATATGAAGCTTTTTATCCGGGATGAGATTACGGAGCTGGACGGCCTGGTAAAAGAACTGCTGGAAGTGATCGAGAGAATCATGGAAGAAAACCTGCACACCTATATGCCCGGTTTTACCCATCTCCAGAAAGCGCAGCCGGTCACGCTGGCTCATCACATGGGCGCTTACTTTGAAATGTTCAGGAGGGACCGGGGACGCCTGCATGACATATTTGAAAGAATGAATTACTGTCCGCTGGGGAGCGGAGCGCTGGCAGGGACTACTTATCCTCTGGACCGGGAGTATACGGCAGAGCTTCTGGGTTTTTACGGCCCCACGGCCAACAGCATGGACTCCGTGTCGGACCGGGATTATGTGATAGAGCTTTTATCGGCCATGTCTACGGTCATGATGCATCTGAGCCGTTTCAGCGAAGAGATTATCACCTGGAATACCAATGAGTACCGTTTTGTGGAAATAGACGACGCTTACAGCACCGGAAGCTCTATCATGCCGCAGAAGAAGAATCCGGATATCGCCGAGCTGGTTCGGGGTAAGACGGGCCGCGTATATGGAGCGCTGATGTCCGTCCTGACTACGATGAAAGGTCTGCCGCTGGCTTATAATAAGGATATGCAGGAAGACAAGGAGCTGACCTTTGACGCTCTAGATACAGTGAAGGGCTGTCTGGCTCTGTTCACAGGAATGATAGATACCATGAAGTTCCGGAAGGATGTGATGGAGGCTTCGGCTAAAAACGGGTTTACCAATGCGACGGATGCTGCAGACTATCTGGTAGGAAAAGGCGTGCCTTTCCGGGATGCCCACGGCATCGTGGGCAGGCTTGTACTGGCCTGTATCGATAAAAACTGTTCACTGGACGACCTGCCGCTGGAGGAGTTCCGTTCCTATAGCCCTGTCTTTGGGGAAGATATCTATGACGCGATCAGCATGAAAACCTGTGTGGAAAAAAGGATGACCGCAGGGGCGCCGGGCGCAGAGGCCATGGAGCAAGTGATTGCAGCCAACAGAGAGTATCTGCAGGGCGGACGCGGCTAA
- the asd gene encoding aspartate-semialdehyde dehydrogenase: protein MEKKLRVGILGATGMVGQRFISLLENHPWFQVVTVAASPRSAGKTYEEAVGGRWKMDTPMPDGVKKLVVMNVNEVEKVASTVDFVFSAVDMSKQEIRQIEEEYAKTETPVVSNNSAHRWTPDVPMVVPEINPEHFDVIQYQKKRLGTSRGFIAVKPNCSIQSYAPVLTAWKEFEPYEVVATTYQAISGAGKTFKDWPEMVENIIPYIGGEEEKSEQEPLRLWGEIRDGVIVKAEEPKITCQCIRVPVLNGHTAAVFVKFRKNPTKEQLIEKMVSFRGLPQELELPSAPKQFIQYMEEDNRPQVQMDVNYENGMGISVGRLREDSIYDWKFIGLSHNTVRGAAGGAVLCAETLVAKKYIEAK, encoded by the coding sequence ATGGAAAAAAAGCTGAGAGTTGGAATTTTAGGCGCCACAGGAATGGTGGGCCAGAGATTTATTTCTCTGTTGGAGAATCATCCCTGGTTTCAGGTAGTGACAGTCGCTGCCAGCCCCAGGAGCGCGGGTAAGACATATGAAGAAGCAGTGGGAGGCCGCTGGAAAATGGACACTCCCATGCCGGACGGCGTGAAGAAGCTGGTTGTCATGAATGTGAATGAAGTGGAGAAGGTAGCTTCTACTGTTGATTTCGTTTTCTCAGCAGTAGATATGTCCAAACAGGAGATCCGCCAGATTGAGGAAGAATATGCGAAGACGGAGACTCCGGTCGTTTCCAACAACAGCGCTCACAGATGGACACCGGACGTACCGATGGTAGTTCCGGAGATCAATCCGGAGCATTTCGACGTGATTCAGTATCAGAAAAAGCGTCTGGGAACCAGCAGAGGATTTATCGCCGTCAAGCCGAACTGCTCCATTCAGAGCTATGCGCCGGTGCTGACCGCCTGGAAGGAATTTGAGCCTTACGAGGTGGTGGCGACGACCTATCAGGCCATATCCGGAGCGGGAAAGACTTTTAAGGACTGGCCGGAGATGGTGGAGAACATCATTCCCTATATCGGCGGCGAGGAAGAGAAGAGCGAACAGGAGCCGTTACGCCTCTGGGGAGAGATCAGAGACGGAGTGATCGTGAAGGCAGAGGAGCCAAAGATCACCTGCCAGTGCATCCGTGTCCCTGTTTTGAACGGCCATACGGCAGCCGTGTTCGTGAAATTCAGGAAGAATCCCACGAAAGAGCAGTTGATTGAGAAGATGGTAAGCTTCAGGGGCCTGCCCCAGGAACTGGAGCTTCCAAGCGCACCGAAGCAGTTCATTCAGTACATGGAAGAGGATAACCGTCCTCAGGTACAGATGGATGTGAATTATGAGAACGGAATGGGAATTTCTGTAGGGCGTCTTCGTGAAGACTCCATCTATGACTGGAAGTTCATCGGCCTGTCCCATAATACAGTGAGAGGGGCGGCAGGAGGAGCAGTTCTCTGCGCGGAGACGCTCGTTGCGAAGAAGTATATAGAGGCAAAATAA
- a CDS encoding epoxyqueuosine reductase QueH, whose translation MQAKRNYQKELDRILERLEERRQVPSLLLHSCCAPCSSYVLEYLSCRFRITVFYYNPNIAPEEEYRKRVEEQKRLIREMCRGYPVSFEEGVYDAERFYEMAKGLEDVPEGGERCFRCYELRLREAAKTAQRLGMDYFTTTLSISPLKNADKLNETGLALAREFQVDYLVSDFKKKDGYKRSIELSQEYGLYRQNYCGCVYSQTEARRREEQKQRKEKERN comes from the coding sequence ATGCAGGCAAAACGAAATTATCAGAAAGAATTAGATCGTATTCTGGAAAGGCTGGAGGAGCGGCGGCAGGTACCGTCGCTGCTGCTGCACAGCTGCTGCGCTCCATGCAGCAGCTATGTGCTGGAGTATCTGTCCTGCCGTTTCCGGATTACGGTTTTTTATTATAATCCGAATATTGCGCCAGAGGAAGAGTACCGGAAGCGTGTGGAGGAACAGAAACGCCTGATCCGGGAGATGTGCCGGGGATATCCGGTATCCTTTGAGGAAGGTGTATATGATGCGGAACGGTTTTATGAGATGGCAAAAGGCCTGGAGGATGTGCCCGAAGGCGGAGAACGCTGTTTCCGCTGTTACGAACTGAGACTGCGGGAAGCAGCAAAGACTGCACAGAGGCTGGGAATGGACTATTTTACGACGACCCTTTCCATCAGCCCGCTGAAAAACGCAGACAAGCTGAATGAAACCGGCCTTGCGCTGGCCCGCGAATTCCAGGTGGACTATCTGGTATCAGATTTTAAGAAAAAAGATGGCTATAAACGCTCTATCGAGTTGTCGCAGGAATACGGGCTGTACCGCCAGAACTATTGCGGCTGTGTCTATTCACAGACGGAAGCCCGGAGGCGTGAAGAGCAAAAGCAGAGAAAAGAGAAAGAGAGGAATTGA
- a CDS encoding DNA topoisomerase, which yields MPKSLYIAEKPSVAQEFAKALKEQMARHDGYLESEKSVVTWCVGHLVTMSYPEKYDEKFKKWAFETLPFLPETFKYEVIPSVKKQYDIVRGLLHREDVGTIYVCTDSGREGEYIYRLVAMMAGVKGKAQKRVWIDSQTEEEILRGIREAKDLGEYDHLADSAYLRAKEDYLMGINFSRALSLKYSYSVTNYLGGKYQAISVGRVMTCVLGMVVRREREIRNFVKTPFYRVLAHQQFQEHKFDGEWRAVEGSAYYQSPLLYKENGFKEKKNAEALVQKLAQTESQESVVEKLEKKKETKNPPLLYNLAELQNDCSRMFKISPDQTLSIVQELYEKKLVTYPRTDARVLSSAVAKEIRKNISGLRQYSPAAAFAGEVLEKGSYQGIGKSRYTNDKQITDHYAIIPTGQGISGLARMSELSGKVYDAVVRRFLSIFYPPAIYQKISLVTRMGAERFFSSFRVLSEEGYLKVAGNPTAKKKEDTSGREEEVSCDQEFLAALSRLKKGSVLAVEGYEIKEGETSPPKRYTSGSMILAMENAGQLIEDEELRSQIKGSGIGTSATRAEILKKLCHIKYLSLNNKTQVITPTQMGEMVYDVVYASIRPLLNPELTASWEKGLTYVAEGSITPKEYMGKLEHFVSRHTLNVRQLKNQTALKGCFDAAAVYYKSGKKKEKP from the coding sequence ATGCCAAAATCTTTATACATAGCGGAGAAGCCCAGCGTCGCCCAGGAGTTCGCAAAGGCGCTGAAGGAACAGATGGCCCGCCATGACGGCTATCTGGAATCGGAAAAATCTGTCGTCACCTGGTGCGTGGGCCATCTGGTAACCATGAGCTATCCGGAAAAATACGATGAAAAATTTAAAAAATGGGCGTTCGAGACGCTTCCTTTTTTGCCGGAAACTTTTAAATACGAAGTGATTCCCTCTGTAAAAAAGCAATATGATATAGTGAGAGGGCTTCTGCACCGGGAGGATGTGGGGACAATCTATGTCTGCACGGACTCCGGGCGCGAGGGAGAATATATTTACCGTCTGGTGGCGATGATGGCCGGCGTGAAGGGCAAAGCCCAGAAAAGGGTCTGGATCGATTCGCAGACGGAAGAGGAGATCCTCAGGGGGATAAGAGAGGCGAAGGATCTGGGAGAATATGACCATCTGGCGGATTCTGCCTATCTCCGGGCCAAAGAGGATTATCTGATGGGGATCAATTTTTCCCGGGCGCTCTCCCTGAAATACAGCTATTCTGTTACCAATTATCTGGGAGGGAAGTATCAGGCAATCTCAGTGGGGCGGGTGATGACCTGTGTCCTTGGCATGGTGGTCAGGCGGGAACGGGAGATACGGAATTTTGTGAAAACACCTTTCTACCGGGTGCTGGCTCATCAGCAATTCCAGGAACATAAATTCGACGGGGAATGGAGGGCGGTGGAAGGCAGCGCCTATTATCAGTCACCGCTTTTGTACAAGGAGAACGGATTTAAAGAGAAAAAGAACGCGGAAGCACTGGTTCAGAAGCTTGCCCAGACAGAATCCCAGGAATCGGTGGTGGAAAAGCTGGAGAAGAAGAAAGAGACGAAAAACCCGCCGCTGCTCTATAACCTGGCCGAGCTTCAGAACGACTGTTCCCGGATGTTTAAGATCAGCCCCGACCAGACGCTTTCCATCGTTCAGGAGCTTTATGAGAAGAAGCTGGTAACTTATCCCAGGACAGATGCCCGTGTGCTGTCTTCGGCAGTGGCAAAGGAAATCCGCAAGAACATAAGCGGCCTGCGGCAGTACTCTCCTGCGGCGGCATTTGCCGGAGAGGTGCTGGAGAAGGGCAGTTATCAGGGGATCGGGAAGAGCCGGTACACCAACGATAAGCAGATTACGGACCACTACGCGATCATCCCTACCGGACAGGGGATATCCGGACTGGCGAGGATGTCGGAGCTATCCGGAAAGGTATATGATGCGGTCGTGAGAAGGTTTTTGAGCATCTTCTATCCCCCCGCAATCTATCAGAAGATCAGCCTGGTCACCAGAATGGGGGCAGAGCGCTTTTTTTCCAGCTTCCGTGTCTTGTCGGAGGAAGGCTATCTCAAGGTGGCGGGAAATCCCACGGCGAAAAAAAAGGAAGATACCTCAGGGAGAGAAGAAGAGGTTTCCTGTGATCAGGAATTCCTTGCTGCCCTGTCCCGGCTGAAAAAGGGCAGCGTGCTGGCTGTGGAAGGCTATGAGATCAAGGAGGGGGAGACTTCGCCTCCCAAACGGTATACTTCCGGTTCTATGATCCTGGCCATGGAAAACGCAGGGCAGCTCATAGAGGATGAGGAGCTGCGCTCACAGATCAAGGGGAGCGGGATCGGCACATCAGCCACCCGTGCTGAAATATTGAAAAAGCTCTGCCACATCAAATACCTGTCGCTGAACAATAAGACTCAGGTGATCACACCGACCCAGATGGGTGAGATGGTCTATGACGTGGTATATGCCTCCATCCGTCCGCTGCTGAACCCGGAGCTGACGGCCAGCTGGGAAAAGGGGTTGACATACGTGGCGGAAGGCAGCATCACCCCGAAAGAATATATGGGCAAGCTGGAGCATTTTGTTTCCCGTCATACGCTGAATGTCAGGCAGCTGAAGAACCAGACGGCGCTGAAAGGCTGTTTTGATGCGGCCGCCGTATACTATAAGAGCGGGAAAAAGAAAGAGAAGCCGTAA
- a CDS encoding ABC transporter ATP-binding protein, with the protein MDQLLELNHISLAYHTPEGETPVLSDISFSIEKGEFVAIVGPSGCGKSTILNLISGLLRPEHGTITIEGKPLEESSINIGYMLQKDHLFEWRTIYSNVLLGLEIQHNITDETKAHVDELMSSYGLAQFKKARPSQLSGGMRQRAALIRTLALEPALLLLDEPFSALDYQTRLNVADDIGQIIKKEGKTALLVTHDISEAISMADRVIILSKRPARLTSVIPVELDIENRTPMSSRNAPNFKHYFNLIWKELNSHEGNNSTISLS; encoded by the coding sequence ATGGATCAACTGTTAGAATTAAACCATATCTCCCTTGCCTATCATACACCGGAAGGCGAAACGCCGGTTTTATCTGATATCAGCTTTTCAATTGAAAAAGGGGAATTTGTAGCGATCGTCGGCCCCAGCGGCTGCGGAAAAAGTACCATTCTGAATCTGATCTCCGGACTTCTCCGCCCGGAGCACGGAACGATTACCATTGAAGGAAAGCCCCTGGAGGAATCCAGCATTAACATCGGTTACATGCTGCAAAAGGATCATCTCTTCGAATGGCGCACGATTTACAGCAACGTGCTTCTGGGCCTGGAGATACAGCACAATATAACGGATGAGACTAAAGCCCATGTGGATGAACTGATGAGCTCTTACGGACTTGCCCAATTTAAAAAGGCCCGTCCCTCCCAGCTGTCAGGGGGTATGCGGCAGCGGGCGGCACTGATCCGCACGCTGGCCCTGGAGCCGGCTCTTTTGCTGCTGGATGAACCCTTTTCCGCCCTGGATTACCAGACCCGGTTAAATGTAGCCGATGATATAGGACAAATCATAAAGAAAGAGGGGAAAACCGCTCTTCTGGTAACACATGACATTTCAGAAGCCATCAGTATGGCTGACCGCGTCATCATCCTTTCCAAACGCCCGGCCAGACTCACATCTGTGATCCCGGTCGAGCTGGACATTGAAAACCGGACACCCATGAGCTCCCGCAACGCGCCGAACTTCAAACATTATTTCAATCTCATCTGGAAGGAGCTGAACAGCCATGAAGGAAACAACAGCACAATCTCTCTATCTTAA
- a CDS encoding ABC transporter permease, translating to MKETTAQSLYLKKLKSRKRQITALRLILFLGFLALWEAAADFGWIDSFIFSSPSGIAKTFYTMCRDQALFSHIGITVAETALSFLLVLVFSVLFSVLLWMFPKFAAVMEPYMVVLNSLPKSALAPLLIVWLGANMKTIIVAGMSVAIFGSIISLDAGFHAVDPDMLKLIHTLGGKKKDCLTKVVLPSSIPYLLSTFKVNIGLCLVGVVIGEFIGARSGLGYLIIYGSQVFKLNMVIMSIVILCVIATMFYGILNIIEKKYKY from the coding sequence ATGAAGGAAACAACAGCACAATCTCTCTATCTTAAGAAACTGAAAAGCCGGAAGCGCCAGATCACAGCTCTCCGCCTGATCCTGTTTCTGGGCTTTCTCGCATTGTGGGAAGCCGCTGCGGACTTTGGCTGGATTGACTCATTTATTTTCAGCAGCCCGTCAGGCATCGCAAAAACCTTTTATACCATGTGCCGGGATCAGGCGCTCTTTTCCCACATCGGTATCACAGTTGCAGAAACAGCGCTGAGCTTTCTTCTGGTGCTGGTTTTCTCCGTTCTGTTTTCTGTGCTGCTATGGATGTTCCCTAAATTCGCCGCAGTCATGGAACCCTATATGGTAGTTCTGAACAGCCTTCCGAAATCAGCGCTGGCTCCCCTCCTGATCGTATGGCTGGGCGCCAACATGAAAACGATCATCGTCGCCGGCATGTCCGTTGCCATCTTCGGCTCCATCATCAGCCTGGACGCCGGTTTTCACGCTGTGGATCCTGATATGCTGAAGCTGATCCACACCCTGGGCGGCAAGAAAAAAGACTGCCTGACCAAGGTAGTCCTTCCCTCTTCCATACCATATCTTCTGAGTACGTTTAAAGTCAACATCGGTCTCTGCCTGGTTGGCGTCGTCATCGGAGAATTCATCGGGGCCCGCAGCGGGCTGGGATACCTGATCATCTATGGCTCACAGGTATTCAAACTGAATATGGTAATCATGTCCATTGTAATACTGTGCGTGATAGCAACCATGTTCTACGGGATTCTCAACATTATCGAAAAAAAATATAAATATTAA
- a CDS encoding type 1 glutamine amidotransferase family protein, which translates to MIPYGGASAFLGTIGALNHGKHTSNDLKDLRQWAGEAYTGEGQYLKQQAVCDKNIITANGTAALEFAREVLLALEAAPEDKITEWYNFHKLGCYKAAMPQEAMDWNG; encoded by the coding sequence ATGATACCGTATGGCGGCGCTTCTGCGTTTCTGGGAACAATAGGCGCGTTAAATCATGGGAAGCATACGAGTAATGACCTGAAAGACCTGCGGCAATGGGCAGGTGAAGCCTATACAGGGGAAGGACAATACTTGAAACAGCAGGCTGTCTGTGATAAAAATATTATTACGGCAAACGGCACGGCTGCCTTAGAATTTGCCAGAGAGGTCTTGCTGGCCTTAGAGGCTGCGCCTGAGGATAAAATTACGGAGTGGTACAATTTTCATAAGCTTGGCTGTTATAAAGCGGCAATGCCTCAGGAAGCAATGGATTGGAATGGTTAA